Part of the Lucilia cuprina isolate Lc7/37 chromosome 5, ASM2204524v1, whole genome shotgun sequence genome is shown below.
TAACTCTTTTCTGCGGACTGATTTGGATTTAGGGCAGCTTCAAGCTTTAGAAATGTTTACTTTAGTTTcgttaataaacatttcttgGACTGTGTAATGTAAATAACTCTTCTGAGGACTGATTAGGAATCAGTCCTCATTCAGCTTCAAACTTAAGAAAAGTTTACTTAAGTttcgtttttaaacaattgatgATCAGTGTACTGTATATAACTCTTTTCTGAGGACTCATTTGGATTTAGTGCAGCTTTAAGCTGTGGAAAAGCTTACTTTAGTTTCGTTATTAAACATTTGATTACCAGTGTAATGTAAATAACTCTTCTGAAGACTAATTCGAATTCAGTACAGCTtaaatctttagaaaagtttacttTAGTTTCGTTATTAAACATTTGTGGGACTGTGTAATGTAAATATTACCTCTACGAGGACGAATTCGAATTCAGTACTGCTTAAAGctttagaaaagtttacatTAGTTTCTTTATTGACCTGTGTAATGTAAATAACTCTTCTGAGGACTAATTCGAATTCAAAAGAGCTTTTAGTTTTAGAAAAGTTCATAttagtttcttttttgaaaaatatgttgaacTGTTGAATAATCATCTTAATTATGATTTAAAACCAGCGAAACGTAAATAAGTTCTCACATCAGCTAACTTGTACTCTTGCCTTCATTTGGAAGTAAAAAACAGTCagagaacaaagttttttaatcaCTGCTTTTGGCTGTTTTAAAAGAATAACTTTCaaattctgtagaaaatttcgatcgtaATCGATTGTCTTTATTTGTTCTCTAACGAAGTTATTTTGTAAATCGTTTGGAAAATGAAAAACCTTAAAGCTTTTCTGCGTTCATCACGATATACTTAATAACTCCCAAGGTCTATTATAATAGATTAGTTCGAAACTAAACGAAACATAATCAAAGaccttttcttttaaatattttggcaaaTTGAGTTTCCTTATCTTATCTTGCAGTATAATACCTCATATTCATAAAGATgttataaagttattaatgtATACCAATATGCTtaataaaccataaataaaCGATTAATAACATTATGAATACATGAGAGTCACAAAATATCTTTCAATATTAACCccgttttattaaatatttaataaagttattaatggtttataagaatacaattttttgtgGATTATAGGTCTAATAAACCAATAATAAACTATTGATTTTGTAATGAACGAggggttttgttttcttttgaaaaaaaacttataattttacTGGCAAAACTTTAAGGTTTTTgggtaattttattaaaatagtataaatttttttaaattaattaaataataacaataacaatagtttaaataaagtaaatagtacaaattttttttcattgctttgattaaaatagaatttacaaataaatttttaaattaaagtattaaaaacattgtttagaatttttatacaaatttaaagacATACAAACTTAAAGAAGATAAAGTTTccttacaatttattacaaaaacaaaattcttcatagatttaaaaaaaatacaaattatacaaagtttttaaagaaattttggttaaaaaaaaattagaaaaaagttatgaaaaaaaaGCTAAAGCAAAGCTAAAaggcaaatttatttaaatataaaaactaattaaataaacttaaaaaaattttaagcaaaatttatagaattttgttttaaattcttaaaaatttaattggaatttttttaaagatctgTAATAACCAATTagttaagcttttaaaaagaatttctaAAGATTTTAGGAACTTTGTaaggaaattaaagaaaacactaATTTGGAGAACAAGCTTATATCAGCTTAACTTATATTATagctaaatttcaaaaatatctgAAAAGctctttaaaaagttaaaagttttttaataaaagctttcaaagttttaaatagtaaatagttttaaacagtaaaacaaaaaccaaattactttatttacccttaatttctttctttaagCTTTTCTCTTCATTTAAGCTTTTCTCTTTTAACGTTTATTTGCCTCTTAACTTTGCTtgaaaaaaagctctttttttgtaaatcaaaattataaaaaaaaacttttcttaacatttaacTTAAACAAGTCCTtagcaaaccaaaaaaaatcctataaacTCTAAACGCTTTTTTTTAGCTGTTATCTCTTAAACCTCAACTTAAGCGTTTTATATTTTCCacaaactttgttaaaataagtaaatgctTCTTGCTTCTTCTACTTTATTATTTAAGCTTTAATtgcctttaaattttttttatctctCTTCATAAATCATtaacataaaatacataatttaataaaataaaaaaaaacataaatttcttacAAACTCCTTACGACTGCTTACAAACTGCTGCTTAAACTCTGCTCACTAAACGGGAGCTATTTTCTAGCTAAAACTGCTTGCTATCTTCTCGTACTAACTCAATCTCTTATACAAATCATAACGCTACAAATACAACATATATAAACGCGTTGTCTCTTAAAACTCTTATACATAACGAGTATattctatacatttttattaataaagagtTTATTAACACTTCTAAAGAGGACACCCCCTCTCCCCCAGTTATCATGTATTTTTAAGGGGGGATATTTCCTAAACCctaaatcttttcttttttttgcttttaagagacatttaatattttttgttaaaaaactagcTTTAAAGCTCTTAAAAGCTTTGCTAACATTTTTATGATTTCGAAAATCATGACTCTTGATAATGTCCTTCAGATGGGTGGTGGACCTCTTATATAACGTAGTTGAGGCGTAAAACTCATAGAGAAATTGTTAATGTTGTCACAACAATTGGGTTGCATAAGATTGGCGGCACAATAGACAGCGAAAAGAGCCAATTGCATGGGTACTGCTACACGTGCTATACGCCAACCCCAGCCACGTTTTGATTTGGGTGTTAGTTCATCATCGGAAGTATCTAAATCATAGGCCAATGAGGGGTCATCAGAGGGATCATCACCACCATCGCCCGCAGCAGTGACCGATGACATTTGTAAGGCATTACTTTGTGACATATCTGCAGCCACTACAGCATTGCTATTAGAACCTGAATTACGTCTATTCTTACGTCTGTTacgtttattatttgtttggcCATttactgttgctgttgtttctgCCGCTTGAGCCGTCTGTTTCAATTTACCATTAGTTTCTTGGGCCATTTTTAGGCAACCATTAGCAGGCTTAATCTCCTTTTGTTCTTCCTGTTTATCAGATGCCTCCTGTTGCATTTGTTGTTTCTTATTTTGATGAGAAGCTGCTGTTCTCACTATTAAATCACGACAagtattttgtaaacttttcaattcattttctGCTGATTCCATACGTGCTGCTATCGATTTCATAGCTTCACTACCAGGAGCCAAGGCAGATTCTAATTGTTTGGCTAAACGTCTTAAGACACCTAGTCTACGTTCTCTTTCCGACAATCCCCCATCAGAGGTAGTACCACCATCTGAAATGCCAGAATCAGAAAGGGAACCATTGGAAGCGGTAAATTTGGCAATGTGTAAAATATGATTGGGATCCAAATAGTCTTGAACGGCGGTAAGCTATAAGGAAAGAGAacgaaaatgaaaattgtttaaaattgatttttaagttttccaCATTTAAACTTGTTCTTACCTGTTCCTGACTAACATTAACCTTCTCGGACAGCAATTTTGCCACTAGCTTAACATTTTGAGCCAATTCTCCAGGAGTAGCTTGACCTGTATTTAAAGCACCT
Proteins encoded:
- the LOC111688935 gene encoding uncharacterized protein LOC111688935 isoform X5, producing the protein MQEDMIVLKHALNRLGNKSSFELLDTEPSIQIAIEALKNEKTQLQTYRTSMLKLNASVHSWLTRQERRLQNALVEQQLTEAAAKVSNELLEEKDELESEPSNNNKQLTTATTVQEQIVDTTTATGAGKITETTTTMITVTDSNGNQVESHTTSTTTNTATATVSTCTNTLGTSTNTQAQHQQLQQQQQQQLMMNSTSSCSGSEKNWDLQTLITSETEFHKHLKDEVSDMYTAWDEADARINTQLEVLTSSLIAWRQLECGLSEFQLALGQDRGTLKGLEGALNTGQATPGELAQNVKLVAKLLSEKVNVSQEQLTAVQDYLDPNHILHIAKFTASNGSLSDSGISDGGTTSDGGLSERERRLGVLRRLAKQLESALAPGSEAMKSIAARMESAENELKSLQNTCRDLIVRTAASHQNKKQQMQQEASDKQEEQKEIKPANGCLKMAQETNGKLKQTAQAAETTATVNGQTNNKRNRRKNRRNSGSNSNAVVAADMSQSNALQMSSVTAAGDGGDDPSDDPSLAYDLDTSDDELTPKSKRGWGWRIARVAVPMQLALFAVYCAANLMQPNCCDNINNFSMSFTPQLRYIRGPPPI